TGGAAGAGTGACCCGCGGTGTCGAGCGGATGCTCGGAATGGATCGCAGGAGCGCCTGAGTATAGGGATGCTTGGGCGCGTGGAAGATGCCGTCCACGGGTCCCTGCTCCATCACCAGGCCGAGGTACATCACCAGCACGTAATCCGCCGTGTTGGCGATGACCCCCAGATCGTGGGTTATGAAGATGATGGCGGAGTTGCGCTTCTCCTGGAGTTGCCGCAGCAGGCGCAGCACCTGGGCCTGGGTGGTGACGTCCACCGCGGTGGTGGGCTCGTCGGCAATCAGCAGCCGCGGATTGCACGATAGCGCCATGGCGATCATGGCCCGCTGGCGCAGACCGCCGCTCAACTGCCAGGAGTAGTTGTCCAGCCGCTGCTCGGGGGCAGGGATTCCAACATCACGAAACAACCCCGCGGCGATCCGGCGGGCCTCCGCCTCACTCACGGCCTGGTGCAGCGTGATTGCTTCGATGACTTGATTGCCGACCGTGTGCACCGGGCTGAACGCCGCCATGGGTTCTTGTGGAATGAGGGCGATCTCACCCCCGCGTATGTTGCGCATCTCGCGGCCGGTGGGGTCCAGTTTGGCCAGGTCCAGGACAGGGTCGTCGCCGCTGCCGTCGAGCCCGGAGCGCGGCCGGCTGAGGAGGATCTCACCCGAGACGATGCGTCCCGGCGGCTCGACAATCCGCAGGATGGCCTTGACGGCCACGGTCTTACCGCAGCCGCTCTCGCCGACGATGCCGAAGACCTGGCCGGGGAAAACGTCGAAGGACACGCCGTCTACGGCCTTGACGATCCCCTCATCCAAGAGGAAGTGGACCTTCAGGTCCCGCACCGAGAGGAGGGGCAGAGTCCGGTCACCCTGTCGCTCAGTAACCATAAGGGTCGGCAGCATCGCGCAGGCCGTCTCCAACAAGATTGAACGCCAGCACGGCCAGAATCACGAACAGGCCCGGGATGAGCAGCCAGGGCGCATTCGCGACGGTCTGGATGTTCTGCGCTTCCTGCAGCAGTACTCCCCAACTAATCGCCGGCGGCCGAATGCCCAGGCCCAGGTAGCTTAGAGACGTCTCGCTGATGATCATCACCGGGATGGCCAGGGTGCTCGCGGCTATGATGTGGCTGGCCACGGCCGGCAGCATGTGGCGCGTAATGATGCGGAACCGGCTGCACCCCGCCAGCTCGGCGGCGAGGACGAAGTCCTCCTCGCGCAGGGACAGAAACCGGCCGCGCACCTCCCGTCCCAGCGTGGTCCAGCCGATGAACGCAAGAATGACGGTGATCGCGAAGAACACCTTCTGCGGCGGCCAGTCCTGCGGCAGCGCTGCGGTCATGGCGAGCCAGATGGGAATCGTGGGCAGGGACTGCAGCAGTTCAATCAGCCGTTGTATGACCAGGTCCGACCATCCGCCGAAATAGCCGGAGATGCCTCCCAGCAGGGCCCCCAGGATCATGCTGAGCGTGACGGCGATCAGGCCCACGGTCATTGAGGTTCGCGTACCGTGCATCAGGCGCGACCATTGGTCGCGGCCCATCCGGTCGGTTCCGAGCAGATACACCCTGCCTTGAGCGCTGCTTCCGGTGCCCAGGAGGTGAACGTCAGTCTCAAAGAGCCCCAGCACCTTGTACCTGTAGCCGCGTGCAAACAGGCGGATGGGCACCCT
Above is a window of Armatimonadota bacterium DNA encoding:
- a CDS encoding ABC transporter ATP-binding protein — its product is MVTERQGDRTLPLLSVRDLKVHFLLDEGIVKAVDGVSFDVFPGQVFGIVGESGCGKTVAVKAILRIVEPPGRIVSGEILLSRPRSGLDGSGDDPVLDLAKLDPTGREMRNIRGGEIALIPQEPMAAFSPVHTVGNQVIEAITLHQAVSEAEARRIAAGLFRDVGIPAPEQRLDNYSWQLSGGLRQRAMIAMALSCNPRLLIADEPTTAVDVTTQAQVLRLLRQLQEKRNSAIIFITHDLGVIANTADYVLVMYLGLVMEQGPVDGIFHAPKHPYTQALLRSIPSIRSTPRVTLPTISGSIPHPFNRPRGCPFHPRCLHFMPGTCDQQIPTLRPTPDGHLVSCFLHDQSEGRT
- a CDS encoding ABC transporter permease — its product is MQLAGPLVTEAEERVSLASNWQLIWWRFRKHRLALASCAVLIVFYAVVLFPDFFGTQHPEITDARMAFIPAQRLDFFDGWRPRMSTPAVVGERNPVTLRMEWRIDGTKRVPIRLFARGYRYKVLGLFETDVHLLGTGSSAQGRVYLLGTDRMGRDQWSRLMHGTRTSMTVGLIAVTLSMILGALLGGISGYFGGWSDLVIQRLIELLQSLPTIPIWLAMTAALPQDWPPQKVFFAITVILAFIGWTTLGREVRGRFLSLREEDFVLAAELAGCSRFRIITRHMLPAVASHIIAASTLAIPVMIISETSLSYLGLGIRPPAISWGVLLQEAQNIQTVANAPWLLIPGLFVILAVLAFNLVGDGLRDAADPYGY